A single Crateriforma conspicua DNA region contains:
- a CDS encoding TIGR04053 family radical SAM/SPASM domain-containing protein — MIAPFRPSSNPLHQRTRASFDHSPMLCFYEVTRACDLVCQHCRACAQPKSDPGELTTAESKLLIDQLAQFPQPPMLILTGGDPLKRADLFELIRYSVESGLEVSITPSPTPLVTAEAIARLRDAGISRMAISIDGADAATHDANRGVSGSYEHSMRMLATAADLGVSTQINTTLTPANVDQIETMADQFAKVRTDMWSVFFLIPVGRAAESDRLNADQCEAAFERLYQQSLKQPYRIKTTEAMHYRRFIIQKHAAKRRREGKSDDETARPFMPAGINDGKGVMFVSHIGVIHPTGFLPVTCGVFPRQSVVDVYQNSPVFQKLRDASYLEGKCGCCEFNKICGGSRARAYGVTGNMFAEDPDCCYLPSSVRRSDDESQD; from the coding sequence ATGATCGCGCCCTTTCGCCCCAGTTCGAATCCCCTCCACCAACGAACACGAGCGTCGTTCGATCACAGCCCGATGCTGTGTTTCTATGAAGTCACACGGGCGTGCGACTTGGTTTGCCAACACTGCCGTGCCTGCGCGCAACCCAAAAGCGATCCTGGCGAATTGACGACGGCGGAATCCAAACTTCTGATCGACCAGTTGGCCCAGTTTCCACAGCCACCGATGTTGATCTTGACCGGTGGCGATCCGCTGAAACGGGCCGACCTGTTTGAATTGATTCGTTATTCCGTCGAAAGTGGCTTGGAAGTTTCGATCACCCCCAGCCCGACACCGCTGGTCACGGCGGAAGCGATCGCACGACTGCGTGATGCCGGGATTTCGCGGATGGCGATCAGCATAGACGGCGCCGACGCGGCGACGCATGACGCCAACCGAGGCGTTTCGGGAAGCTATGAACACAGCATGCGAATGCTTGCCACCGCCGCCGACCTTGGTGTCAGCACGCAAATCAACACCACCCTGACGCCTGCCAATGTCGACCAGATTGAAACCATGGCGGACCAGTTTGCCAAGGTTCGCACGGACATGTGGTCGGTGTTTTTCTTGATCCCGGTGGGACGCGCCGCCGAAAGTGATCGTCTGAACGCCGATCAATGCGAAGCAGCATTCGAACGACTGTATCAACAGTCGCTAAAACAGCCGTATCGCATCAAGACCACCGAAGCGATGCATTACCGCCGTTTCATCATTCAGAAGCATGCCGCGAAGCGTCGCCGCGAAGGCAAATCGGATGACGAAACGGCGCGTCCGTTCATGCCGGCGGGGATCAACGACGGAAAAGGCGTGATGTTCGTCAGCCACATCGGTGTCATTCATCCGACCGGTTTTCTGCCGGTGACATGCGGTGTGTTTCCCCGACAAAGCGTCGTCGACGTTTACCAGAATTCACCGGTCTTTCAAAAACTTCGCGACGCTTCCTACCTGGAAGGCAAATGCGGCTGCTGTGAATTCAACAAGATTTGTGGCGGTTCGCGTGCCCGAGCCTACGGCGTGACGGGCAACATGTTCGCCGAAGATCCCGACTGTTGTTATCTCCCATCGTCGGTTCGCCGATCCGACGACGAATCACAGGATTGA
- the rpmG gene encoding 50S ribosomal protein L33, translating into MAKSKKKAETIFLVCEETGQYNYSLKRKPGGEKLRLKKYNASLRKHTWHVEKKK; encoded by the coding sequence ATGGCGAAGAGCAAAAAGAAAGCGGAGACCATTTTTCTGGTCTGCGAAGAAACCGGCCAGTACAACTATTCGCTGAAGCGTAAGCCCGGTGGCGAAAAGCTGCGTTTGAAGAAGTACAACGCTTCGCTGCGCAAGCACACCTGGCACGTCGAAAAGAAGAAATAG
- a CDS encoding arylsulfatase, protein MNRCHPIQGNLLIEARLPSLFRTFARSKFAFLAGLLLVSTPPCLADVGTRPNVVVILTDDQGWGDLSVHGNRNLSTPHIDSLARDGVTLEQFLVCSVCAPTRAEFLTGRYYPRTGVSGVSTGQERLNPDEFTIGELFQDAGYATGIFGKWHNGTQPPYHPNDQGFNEFYGFTSGHWGHYFSPPLEHNGTLVRGNGYVADDFTDHAIEFIRKHREQNFFCYLPFNTPHSPMMVDDRFYDKFEDAAIDPRHRDPQMEDLSMTRAALAMCENIDWNVGRLLSEIEGLHLSEQTIVVFFCDNGPNSYRFNGGMKGKKGSIDEGGVRSPCFIRWQGQIDGGTRIEHLTAALDLMPTLADLAGIDWQPPKPIDGKSLMPLIRRSQVTWPERTIFSIRGNQVSARTDRFRLDAKGHLFDLQEDLAQSTDVASRHPDLTARLKKQVAEFGKSMRQSFDANTDRPFTVGYRAKTRLPARDGTPHGSIRRSSKAPNNSFFVNWVDESDHIHWPIDVGQTGRYEAIVHYTCAPSNVGVRIGAAASDASTSALVSVAFDPPLYAKPKERVKESHYFVKDFRVLSLGTLNLTQGRTTLRLFASEPQGPGIIDVHSVELSRID, encoded by the coding sequence ATGAATCGATGCCATCCCATTCAAGGCAACCTGTTGATCGAAGCACGACTTCCGTCACTCTTTCGAACCTTCGCTCGTTCCAAATTCGCGTTCTTGGCAGGGTTGCTACTTGTATCAACGCCACCATGCTTGGCTGATGTCGGCACACGCCCCAACGTCGTGGTGATTTTGACAGACGACCAGGGTTGGGGTGACCTGAGCGTTCACGGGAATCGAAATCTAAGCACACCCCACATCGATTCGTTGGCTCGCGACGGCGTGACGTTGGAACAGTTCCTGGTCTGTTCGGTGTGCGCTCCCACACGTGCCGAGTTTTTGACCGGGCGGTATTACCCACGAACCGGTGTCAGCGGCGTAAGCACAGGCCAAGAGCGTCTGAATCCAGACGAATTCACGATCGGCGAACTGTTCCAAGATGCGGGTTACGCCACGGGAATCTTTGGCAAATGGCACAACGGCACACAGCCTCCCTATCATCCCAACGACCAAGGCTTTAACGAGTTTTACGGTTTCACTTCCGGCCACTGGGGACACTATTTCAGTCCACCACTGGAACACAACGGCACGCTGGTGCGTGGCAACGGTTACGTTGCGGACGATTTCACCGACCACGCGATTGAGTTCATCCGCAAGCATCGGGAGCAGAACTTTTTCTGCTATCTACCGTTCAACACGCCGCATTCGCCGATGATGGTCGACGACCGTTTCTACGACAAGTTTGAAGACGCCGCGATCGATCCGCGACATCGCGATCCACAAATGGAAGACCTGTCGATGACGCGGGCCGCACTGGCGATGTGCGAGAACATCGATTGGAACGTCGGACGACTGCTGTCGGAAATCGAAGGCTTGCACCTGAGCGAGCAAACCATCGTCGTGTTCTTTTGCGATAACGGCCCCAATTCGTACCGCTTCAACGGCGGCATGAAAGGCAAAAAGGGGTCCATCGATGAAGGTGGCGTGCGCAGCCCCTGTTTCATTCGTTGGCAGGGCCAGATCGATGGCGGAACACGAATCGAACACCTGACGGCGGCGTTGGACCTGATGCCCACGTTGGCGGACCTTGCCGGAATCGACTGGCAACCGCCGAAACCGATCGATGGCAAGAGCTTGATGCCGCTGATTCGGCGATCTCAAGTCACATGGCCGGAGCGAACAATCTTCTCCATCCGAGGCAACCAAGTCAGTGCCCGCACCGACCGTTTTCGATTGGATGCGAAAGGGCATCTATTCGACTTACAGGAAGATTTGGCTCAGAGCACCGACGTTGCATCACGACACCCCGATTTGACCGCAAGACTGAAGAAGCAAGTCGCGGAATTCGGCAAATCCATGCGACAGTCATTCGACGCCAATACGGATCGTCCCTTCACCGTCGGCTATCGCGCAAAAACGCGACTGCCCGCGCGCGACGGCACACCACACGGATCGATTCGTCGCAGTTCCAAAGCGCCGAACAATTCATTCTTTGTCAATTGGGTCGATGAATCGGATCACATCCATTGGCCCATCGATGTCGGCCAGACGGGGCGGTACGAAGCGATCGTCCACTACACCTGCGCCCCGTCGAACGTCGGGGTGCGTATCGGCGCCGCTGCAAGTGATGCCAGCACGTCCGCCTTGGTGTCTGTCGCTTTCGACCCGCCGCTTTATGCGAAGCCCAAGGAACGCGTCAAAGAGTCGCACTACTTTGTCAAGGATTTCCGCGTCCTTTCGCTGGGGACGTTGAATCTAACCCAAGGTCGCACAACGTTGCGGCTGTTTGCATCGGAGCCGCAGGGACCGGGAATCATTGACGTTCACTCGGTGGAATTGAGTCGCATCGATTGA
- the hemG gene encoding protoporphyrinogen oxidase produces MTQSNAPKRIAVIGGGMTGLAAAHELVTSGNNVKVTVFESGDRAGGVIQTVRKDEFLIEGAADNFITTSPVAVKLCHQLGLGDQLVGTTPGREGAMVMRRGKLEPIPAGFTVMAPSRIWPILASKILSPWGKLRSGVEYFLPRRREVEDESLKAFVCRRFGREMFDRLVQPLVGGIYTADPDRLSVAATMPRFMEMEKQYGSLIRGMLRERKARPKATANSRGARYSMFMTLNGGMSRLVDALVSSLPEGTLRLNSPVTDIVRDGVHWSLQVDDGKQPWEQFDSVIVAAPAGPASQLLSKVDVDAADEIAEIPYASCAVVSLAYKLDQVGEPLNSYGFVVPIAEDHFILSCSFSSLKYPGRAPEDSVLMRVFIGGACQSGLLRMPDSELMELAHWELCKTLRISGDPLMRHIKRQVHAMPQYHVGHNQRVQKIRDRLAAFPTLTVAGSAYGGVGVPSCIESGKRAAQQILAATEAPTDVWELRDPPVSRTDESSHSELRDETKRELIEH; encoded by the coding sequence ATGACGCAATCCAACGCTCCCAAACGCATCGCCGTCATCGGCGGTGGCATGACTGGCCTGGCCGCGGCCCACGAATTGGTTACCAGCGGCAACAACGTCAAAGTCACCGTGTTTGAATCGGGTGACCGTGCCGGCGGTGTCATCCAAACCGTTCGGAAAGATGAATTCTTGATCGAAGGTGCCGCGGACAACTTCATCACCACGTCACCGGTTGCGGTCAAGCTTTGTCATCAATTGGGACTGGGCGATCAATTGGTCGGAACGACACCGGGACGCGAAGGCGCGATGGTGATGCGTCGCGGAAAGCTGGAACCGATTCCCGCGGGCTTCACCGTGATGGCACCGTCACGAATCTGGCCAATCCTGGCATCCAAGATTCTTAGCCCCTGGGGAAAGCTTCGCAGCGGTGTCGAGTACTTCTTGCCACGTCGTCGGGAAGTCGAAGACGAATCGCTGAAGGCTTTCGTGTGCCGGCGTTTCGGTCGCGAGATGTTCGATCGCTTGGTGCAACCATTGGTCGGCGGGATCTATACCGCGGACCCCGATCGGTTGAGCGTCGCAGCAACGATGCCGCGTTTCATGGAAATGGAAAAACAGTACGGCAGCCTGATTCGTGGCATGCTGCGTGAGCGGAAAGCCAGACCAAAAGCCACCGCCAACTCTCGTGGCGCACGCTACAGCATGTTCATGACGCTGAACGGCGGAATGAGTCGGCTGGTCGACGCCTTGGTGTCCAGTCTGCCCGAGGGCACCTTGCGTTTGAACAGTCCCGTGACAGACATCGTTCGCGACGGCGTGCACTGGTCGCTTCAAGTCGACGATGGCAAGCAACCTTGGGAACAGTTTGATTCAGTCATCGTCGCCGCGCCCGCGGGACCGGCATCACAACTTTTGTCAAAGGTTGATGTCGATGCCGCGGATGAGATCGCGGAGATCCCGTATGCCAGTTGTGCTGTCGTCTCGCTTGCGTACAAGTTGGACCAAGTCGGCGAACCCTTGAACTCGTATGGGTTTGTCGTTCCGATTGCCGAAGATCACTTCATCCTGTCTTGCAGTTTTTCCAGCCTGAAGTATCCAGGCCGGGCGCCGGAGGACAGCGTGTTGATGCGAGTGTTTATCGGCGGGGCATGCCAAAGCGGCCTGTTGCGGATGCCCGATTCGGAACTGATGGAATTGGCACACTGGGAACTGTGCAAGACGCTGCGTATCAGCGGTGATCCGTTGATGCGACACATCAAACGCCAAGTTCACGCGATGCCGCAGTACCACGTCGGGCACAATCAGCGAGTGCAAAAGATTCGCGACCGCCTGGCCGCCTTTCCGACACTGACCGTCGCGGGCAGTGCGTACGGTGGCGTCGGCGTGCCCAGTTGCATCGAAAGCGGCAAAAGAGCGGCGCAACAGATCTTGGCCGCGACCGAAGCCCCAACCGATGTCTGGGAGTTACGCGATCCGCCGGTATCACGAACGGATGAAAGCAGCCACAGCGAACTGCGCGATGAAACCAAGCGTGAACTGATCGAACACTAA
- a CDS encoding sugar phosphate isomerase/epimerase family protein, which translates to MIKSAITVSLVEEAKGGPFVYWNGLDDACSEAARLGFDAIEIFAPSADAVDVDKLLPTLQQHELKVAAVGTGAGMVKHGLSLTDPDKDRREKACQFVESIIHFGGRLSAPAIIGSMQGRWGGDLDRDAALGLLAESINRLAPIAAEHGVPLIYEPLNRYETNLLTTVADACGFLRTLDTDNVKLLADLFHMNIEEADIAQAIRDGGNDIGHIHFVDSNRQAVGLGHMDYAPIIQALQDIRFDGYLSAEAFPLPDSDTAAVKTIEAFRDFFPR; encoded by the coding sequence ATGATCAAGTCAGCCATCACCGTCAGCTTGGTCGAAGAAGCCAAGGGCGGACCTTTTGTCTATTGGAACGGACTGGACGATGCCTGCAGTGAAGCGGCACGCCTGGGATTCGATGCTATCGAAATCTTCGCCCCCTCGGCCGATGCGGTCGACGTGGACAAGCTTTTGCCGACACTGCAACAGCATGAGCTGAAGGTTGCCGCGGTGGGCACCGGCGCGGGAATGGTCAAGCACGGCCTAAGCCTGACCGACCCCGACAAAGATCGTCGCGAAAAGGCATGCCAATTCGTCGAATCCATCATTCATTTTGGTGGCCGATTGTCGGCGCCCGCGATCATCGGATCGATGCAGGGACGCTGGGGCGGCGACCTGGATCGTGACGCGGCTTTGGGATTGCTTGCCGAATCAATCAATCGTTTGGCCCCGATTGCTGCGGAACATGGCGTACCGCTGATCTATGAACCGCTGAACCGCTACGAGACCAATTTGTTGACCACCGTTGCCGACGCCTGCGGTTTCTTACGGACACTGGACACGGACAACGTCAAACTGCTGGCCGATTTGTTCCACATGAACATCGAAGAGGCCGACATTGCCCAGGCGATCCGCGATGGCGGCAATGACATCGGACACATTCACTTTGTGGATTCCAACCGACAGGCCGTCGGTTTGGGGCACATGGATTACGCGCCGATCATTCAGGCGCTCCAGGACATCCGATTTGACGGCTATCTTTCGGCCGAAGCATTCCCGCTGCCCGATTCGGATACCGCCGCGGTCAAGACAATCGAAGCTTTCCGCGACTTCTTTCCCCGATAA
- a CDS encoding cell division protein FtsH yields the protein MDCEEELSAYHEAGHAVVAHALGGEIESVQLGGEADSWLPERFGDCRINWGPVDPNADFQRQREIVALLAGPAAEMIYSGGDVDPSKFGPWAADWTMARSMAVALTGDPQRAQAILVQSLQQLDRILRRDDCWAALAEIADQLLTHEFVDGETVQQIMGFWGRYGG from the coding sequence ATGGATTGCGAAGAAGAATTGTCCGCCTATCACGAGGCCGGGCACGCCGTCGTCGCCCACGCTTTGGGGGGTGAAATCGAGTCCGTTCAGTTGGGCGGCGAAGCGGATTCGTGGTTGCCCGAACGGTTCGGCGATTGTCGTATCAACTGGGGGCCGGTCGATCCGAACGCGGATTTCCAGCGGCAACGCGAAATCGTTGCTTTGTTGGCCGGCCCGGCCGCCGAAATGATTTATTCCGGTGGTGATGTTGATCCGTCTAAGTTCGGACCCTGGGCGGCCGACTGGACGATGGCCCGGTCGATGGCCGTTGCCCTGACTGGGGACCCGCAGCGCGCGCAGGCGATTTTGGTTCAGTCGTTGCAGCAGCTGGATCGAATCCTACGCCGCGACGATTGCTGGGCCGCTTTGGCGGAAATTGCCGATCAGCTTTTGACGCACGAATTCGTCGATGGCGAAACCGTCCAACAGATCATGGGGTTCTGGGGACGATACGGCGGTTGA
- the fucP gene encoding L-fucose:H+ symporter permease, whose protein sequence is MADSTVPVDSPAQSPATAESEATVVPSKFLFPFILVTSLFALWGFANDVTNPLVKAFKEIFLISNAQSSLVQTAFYGGYATMAIPAALVIRRFSFKTGILLGLGLYAVGALLFIPASMNMQFGLFLVALYVLTFGLAFLETTANPYILSMGPPETATRRLNLAQAFNPIGSLTGMIVASQFILPNLQVADFRQQQVDANPAYQEMLPSEVDGLVTQALEYYSVANPTEHQAMQAHDLGVVRVPYVVIGVVVIAVLLVFAVSKMPDTGREHEQISLGKLTMKLATFRYLGGVFAQAFYVGAQIMCWTFIIHYGMTLLGMTAAEAQRHNIAAMIIFLTSRFICTFILKYLRPGLLLGILAIGGMLLTAGAIFVQGYAGIYCLVGVSACMSLMFPTIYGLALDGLNPEDGKLASAGLIFAIVGGALMPRFQGQIIDMDAFNFAGMELESVRVSFVLPLICFIVIAIYGFAMSMTQRPTSTSA, encoded by the coding sequence ATGGCCGATTCCACCGTCCCGGTCGACTCACCCGCCCAATCCCCAGCGACCGCCGAAAGTGAAGCGACGGTCGTACCATCGAAGTTTTTGTTTCCATTCATTTTGGTCACGTCATTGTTTGCCCTGTGGGGCTTCGCCAACGACGTGACCAATCCGCTGGTCAAGGCGTTCAAAGAGATCTTTCTGATCAGCAACGCTCAAAGCTCGTTGGTGCAAACGGCTTTTTATGGCGGTTATGCGACGATGGCGATTCCGGCCGCGTTGGTCATCCGCCGGTTTTCGTTCAAGACGGGGATCTTGCTGGGCCTGGGGCTGTATGCGGTCGGCGCCCTGTTGTTCATTCCTGCCAGCATGAACATGCAATTCGGCTTGTTCCTGGTCGCACTGTATGTGTTGACTTTCGGCTTGGCATTCTTGGAAACCACCGCCAATCCCTACATCCTTTCGATGGGGCCACCGGAAACGGCCACACGGCGTCTGAACCTGGCCCAAGCGTTCAATCCCATCGGTTCATTGACGGGGATGATTGTTGCCAGCCAATTCATCCTGCCCAACTTGCAAGTCGCCGATTTTCGCCAGCAACAAGTCGACGCGAACCCGGCGTATCAGGAAATGCTTCCCAGCGAAGTCGACGGTTTGGTCACCCAGGCCCTGGAATACTACAGCGTTGCAAACCCGACCGAACACCAAGCCATGCAAGCGCACGACTTGGGCGTTGTACGTGTTCCCTATGTGGTGATCGGTGTGGTCGTGATCGCTGTTCTATTGGTTTTTGCCGTTTCGAAAATGCCGGACACCGGGCGGGAACATGAACAGATATCACTGGGCAAACTGACAATGAAGCTGGCCACGTTCCGCTATCTGGGCGGGGTGTTTGCCCAAGCGTTCTACGTCGGCGCACAAATCATGTGTTGGACGTTCATCATTCACTATGGAATGACGCTATTGGGAATGACGGCGGCCGAAGCCCAGCGTCACAACATCGCCGCGATGATCATCTTTTTGACCAGCCGGTTTATCTGCACGTTCATCTTGAAATACCTCCGTCCAGGATTGCTGTTGGGCATCCTGGCGATTGGCGGGATGCTGCTGACCGCGGGAGCCATTTTTGTCCAAGGCTATGCGGGGATCTATTGCCTGGTCGGCGTCAGTGCCTGCATGTCACTGATGTTCCCAACGATCTATGGATTGGCACTGGACGGCCTGAACCCCGAAGACGGCAAACTGGCATCGGCGGGTTTGATCTTTGCCATCGTTGGCGGTGCATTGATGCCGCGTTTCCAAGGCCAAATCATCGACATGGACGCGTTCAACTTTGCCGGAATGGAACTGGAATCCGTCCGTGTTTCCTTTGTTCTGCCGCTGATCTGCTTTATCGTCATTGCCATTTATGGATTTGCAATGTCGATGACCCAGCGTCCCACCAGCACGTCGGCCTAA
- a CDS encoding alpha-L-fucosidase: MNKTFFGAAILLGTLASPVWGQDTATHPELAPHPAVAPAVEKIDQVAKDGPFKPEWESLSTYKIPQWYKDAKFGIFIHWGAYSVPAYGSEWYPRQMYIDTKRRGDNFFEHHRETYGPQKTFGYKDFIPEFKAEKFDAAAWAKLFKDTGARYVIPVAEHHDGFPMYDCAFTKWDASEMGPHRDVIAELADAVRAEGLHFGVSSHRAFNWQYYVRSEDYDNANPEFAGLYGRPMPFLFKPDADKYQENFEPHDDQFKDDWLARTCELVDKYQPEVMWFDFGIAPRVIESYDSNPFADHLKRFAAYYYNKTSGDDDSLGIINYKFQAFPESAAVLDKERSKMAGIREPFWQTDTAVSASSWGYTQNQKYKTPDRLVDDLVDIVSKNGCLLLNVGPRPDGTIPEEDQAILKAIGGWLKINGESIYGTEFWSTFGEGPTTVSTGHVSESKDKPFTAEDVRFTKKGDVIYATIMDWPESGQINIRTLAAGSEHWPGQIESIELLGSESPLEYDRTQEGLKITLPEKRPCDYAYVFKLR, from the coding sequence ATGAATAAAACCTTTTTCGGTGCCGCCATTTTGCTCGGCACGCTCGCGTCGCCAGTCTGGGGCCAGGACACGGCCACACATCCCGAATTGGCGCCGCATCCCGCCGTTGCTCCGGCTGTTGAAAAAATCGACCAGGTTGCAAAGGACGGTCCATTCAAGCCCGAGTGGGAATCGCTTTCCACCTACAAAATCCCACAGTGGTACAAAGACGCCAAGTTCGGAATCTTTATTCACTGGGGTGCCTACAGCGTGCCGGCCTACGGCAGTGAATGGTACCCGCGTCAGATGTACATCGACACTAAACGCCGCGGTGACAACTTTTTCGAACATCACCGTGAAACCTATGGCCCGCAAAAGACTTTTGGTTACAAGGATTTCATCCCCGAATTTAAAGCCGAGAAGTTTGACGCCGCCGCATGGGCCAAGCTATTCAAGGATACCGGGGCACGCTATGTGATCCCGGTCGCCGAGCACCACGATGGGTTTCCCATGTACGACTGTGCGTTCACCAAATGGGACGCATCGGAAATGGGACCGCACCGTGACGTGATCGCCGAACTGGCCGATGCCGTCCGTGCCGAAGGCCTGCACTTTGGGGTCAGCAGCCACCGCGCTTTTAACTGGCAGTACTACGTCCGCAGCGAAGACTATGACAACGCAAACCCCGAATTCGCGGGCCTGTACGGACGCCCGATGCCATTCTTGTTCAAGCCCGACGCCGACAAGTATCAAGAAAACTTTGAACCGCACGACGACCAATTCAAAGACGATTGGTTGGCGCGCACCTGCGAACTGGTCGACAAGTACCAACCGGAGGTGATGTGGTTCGACTTTGGAATCGCTCCTCGCGTTATCGAATCTTACGACTCCAATCCCTTTGCCGATCACCTGAAACGTTTTGCCGCGTACTACTACAACAAGACGTCCGGCGACGACGACAGCTTGGGAATCATCAACTACAAGTTCCAAGCGTTTCCCGAATCGGCTGCGGTTTTGGACAAAGAACGCTCCAAAATGGCCGGTATTCGCGAACCGTTTTGGCAAACCGACACTGCGGTCAGCGCTAGTTCGTGGGGCTACACCCAGAACCAGAAATACAAGACGCCGGATCGCTTGGTCGACGACTTGGTGGACATCGTTTCCAAGAATGGTTGCCTGCTGCTGAACGTCGGCCCGCGTCCGGACGGCACTATTCCCGAGGAAGACCAAGCAATCCTGAAAGCGATCGGCGGATGGCTGAAGATCAACGGCGAATCGATCTACGGCACCGAATTCTGGTCCACCTTTGGCGAAGGGCCGACGACGGTTTCCACGGGTCACGTTTCGGAATCCAAGGACAAGCCGTTCACCGCCGAAGACGTTCGCTTCACCAAAAAAGGCGACGTGATCTATGCAACGATCATGGATTGGCCGGAATCCGGTCAAATCAATATCCGCACTTTGGCCGCGGGATCGGAACACTGGCCCGGACAAATCGAATCGATTGAATTGCTGGGATCCGAAAGCCCCTTGGAATACGACCGTACCCAAGAAGGGCTGAAGATCACGTTGCCTGAAAAACGTCCCTGCGATTACGCGTACGTTTTCAAGCTCCGCTAA
- the recJ gene encoding single-stranded-DNA-specific exonuclease RecJ, protein MKRAWRVVPHDSARVQRLASSARLPAVVAQLMVSRGIYDGDAAKQFLDTRLSGLRDPDGLPGIADATERIMRSVNNDEPIVVYGDYDADGMTGTAILVNCLNLIGARVSYHIPNRLEDGYGLNADAIRKLVDRGKRLIVSVDCGVTSVTCAELCKELGIGLVITDHHQMDDQLPDADAIVHPRLPGTAYPFGELCGAGVAFKLAWSLCQAHCGAKKVSDRMKNFLMDSLGLAAIGTIADVVPLLDENRILVEHGLKVLKNRPRPGLAEIIRRNGLDRGSTMTTENVSFTLAPRLNAAGRLGQAQLAVELMTATDPDRIAALAEYLDQLNGTRESLQRSVYLAANKQIADQFDGENDAALVLNGVGWHQGVIGIVAGRLSDKFAKPVIVISMDSAGRGEAVGSGRVGGTNIDLHEALSNCSERLVRFGGHQAAAGITIEERQIDAFRGDFCEAVARQWSERDVTPEIVIDAEAPLTQLTLETMKHIDMMAPFGAGNPRPILMARDIRLDQPARRMGGGDRHLTVTLRQGERTIRGVAFGCGDWCDDLNACEGPIEVAFRPVINEFRGYRNVEVQLVDWRPSETYAPV, encoded by the coding sequence ATGAAACGAGCTTGGCGTGTGGTCCCGCACGATTCCGCCCGCGTACAACGACTCGCCAGTTCTGCTCGACTGCCCGCCGTGGTGGCCCAATTGATGGTCAGCCGCGGCATCTACGATGGCGACGCGGCCAAGCAATTCTTGGACACGCGGCTTTCCGGGCTGCGCGATCCTGACGGGCTGCCCGGGATCGCCGATGCGACCGAGCGGATCATGCGGTCGGTCAACAACGATGAACCCATCGTCGTTTACGGTGACTATGACGCCGACGGGATGACCGGAACCGCCATCTTGGTCAACTGTCTGAATCTGATCGGGGCCCGCGTCAGCTATCACATCCCCAACCGCCTGGAAGACGGCTATGGGCTAAACGCCGATGCGATTCGGAAACTTGTCGATCGCGGAAAGCGTCTGATCGTCTCCGTCGACTGCGGCGTGACCAGCGTCACGTGTGCCGAATTGTGCAAGGAACTTGGCATCGGCTTGGTGATCACGGATCACCACCAAATGGACGACCAATTGCCCGATGCCGATGCGATTGTCCATCCTCGATTGCCCGGGACCGCCTATCCCTTCGGTGAATTGTGCGGGGCCGGCGTTGCCTTCAAATTGGCATGGTCACTTTGCCAGGCTCACTGCGGTGCCAAGAAAGTCAGTGACAGGATGAAAAACTTTCTGATGGATTCGCTGGGCTTGGCGGCCATCGGAACGATCGCGGATGTTGTGCCGCTGTTGGACGAGAACCGGATCCTGGTCGAACACGGTTTGAAAGTCCTGAAGAATCGTCCGCGTCCGGGCTTGGCGGAAATCATTCGCCGCAACGGATTGGATCGCGGCAGCACGATGACGACCGAAAACGTGTCCTTCACCTTGGCACCTCGGTTGAACGCTGCGGGACGGTTGGGACAGGCACAGTTGGCAGTGGAATTGATGACCGCAACGGATCCCGATCGCATCGCCGCGCTGGCCGAGTATCTGGACCAATTGAATGGCACACGAGAATCGTTACAGCGAAGCGTCTACCTGGCGGCGAACAAGCAGATCGCCGACCAATTTGACGGCGAAAACGATGCGGCATTGGTGCTGAACGGCGTGGGATGGCACCAAGGCGTGATCGGGATTGTCGCCGGTCGCCTGAGTGACAAGTTCGCCAAACCCGTGATCGTCATTTCCATGGATTCCGCCGGCCGCGGGGAAGCGGTCGGCAGCGGGCGTGTGGGTGGCACCAACATCGATTTGCACGAAGCATTGTCCAATTGCAGCGAACGGTTGGTGCGTTTCGGCGGCCACCAAGCGGCGGCGGGCATCACGATCGAAGAACGTCAAATCGATGCCTTTCGCGGCGACTTTTGTGAAGCGGTGGCACGGCAATGGTCCGAACGCGATGTTACACCGGAGATCGTGATCGACGCCGAAGCCCCGCTGACGCAGTTGACGCTGGAAACGATGAAGCACATCGACATGATGGCACCGTTTGGTGCCGGCAACCCGCGTCCGATCTTGATGGCTCGCGACATCCGTTTGGACCAGCCCGCGCGGCGGATGGGCGGCGGCGATCGACACCTGACGGTGACGCTGCGACAGGGTGAACGCACCATCCGCGGTGTCGCGTTCGGCTGTGGTGATTGGTGCGACGACCTGAACGCTTGCGAAGGCCCGATCGAAGTCGCCTTTCGCCCGGTGATCAATGAATTCCGTGGCTATCGAAACGTCGAAGTCCAACTGGTCGACTGGAGACCATCGGAGACCTATGCCCCGGTCTAA